One window of Candidatus Schekmanbacteria bacterium genomic DNA carries:
- a CDS encoding radical SAM protein, whose amino-acid sequence MAKGYYLPDEENILSRQWLKIVKKYEPLPEFPKIVQIQTKSGCNANCAFCPNYKTINKLSHGTMDMELFKKIIDECVRYPMKRISPYLMNEPLADKDICEKIAYITKVKKEPTYTKINTNATFLDEEMARKILDSGLDRISISFHGITKETYEKSMKGLNFEKNLRNVERFVELKNKGNYKKPRIRITMVHTNLNDKELDKIREFWRNRGLKINVHALENRTSNAVERNSLNIKKWKRLSKCVRLMEQAYILYNGDVLLCCVDWERSTVLGNLKKHSLYEVWNSEKYMKIRRAYYRNKTEGILCGKCLIQDEEDFVMS is encoded by the coding sequence TTGGCAAAAGGATATTATTTGCCAGATGAGGAAAATATTTTATCCCGTCAGTGGCTAAAAATTGTCAAGAAGTATGAACCATTACCTGAGTTTCCAAAAATAGTCCAGATACAGACAAAGTCTGGATGCAATGCGAATTGTGCATTTTGTCCCAATTATAAAACAATCAATAAACTATCCCACGGGACTATGGATATGGAGCTTTTCAAAAAAATAATAGATGAGTGTGTAAGATATCCGATGAAAAGAATCAGTCCATATCTTATGAATGAGCCATTGGCAGATAAGGATATCTGTGAAAAGATTGCATATATTACGAAGGTCAAAAAGGAACCTACTTATACAAAGATAAACACGAATGCTACTTTTCTTGATGAAGAGATGGCTCGAAAAATCCTCGATTCAGGCCTTGACCGAATTAGTATAAGTTTTCACGGGATTACGAAAGAAACATATGAGAAAAGTATGAAGGGGCTTAATTTTGAGAAAAATTTGAGAAATGTAGAAAGGTTTGTAGAATTGAAAAACAAAGGTAACTATAAAAAACCACGAATTAGAATTACAATGGTGCATACAAATCTAAATGACAAGGAGCTTGATAAGATTCGGGAGTTTTGGAGAAATAGAGGCTTGAAGATAAATGTCCATGCCCTTGAAAACAGGACAAGCAACGCAGTTGAGAGAAACAGCTTGAATATAAAGAAGTGGAAAAGATTATCAAAATGTGTGCGTTTGATGGAGCAGGCATATATTCTTTATAATGGAGATGTTCTTTTATGCTGTGTTGATTGGGAAAGAAGCACAGTACTTGGAAATTTAAAGAAGCATTCTCTGTATGAAGTCTGGAATAGTGAAAAATATATGAAGATACGAAGAGCTTACTATAGAAATAAAACGGAAGGAATTCTTTGCGGCAAATGCCTAATTCAGGATGAAGAAGATTTTGTGATGAGTTAG
- a CDS encoding radical SAM protein, whose translation MSKYRICLINPDAPGLQDKLAYPPIGLLYIAASLEEYGFDVSYVNFCEDAEKEIPDAEIYGISIHSIAVLKESFKIAERIKKEKGRNALVVGGGACASSYFLRVLDENLIDIAVIGEGEMTMLDIAKGVPLDEIRGIAYRRGKEICINAPRPFIKNLDILPFPARHLVPINILKSKSGVHGEKGVDTTSIITSRGCPYKCAYCDTNHWKRIYRPRSAQNVADEVRHIKETYDIHHLRFMDDTYTLDSKRVMEISKKLMPLNITYIAISRADRVDRETLRMMKKSGCEELLIGVETGSEELLKRMNKGETLDHYRNAIREIKNAGIRTKVFILFGFPGENRKTVEETKAFLEETQPDKVHMSTFIPLPGTDVWNNPEKYGVTIDKEDLENYWFYWEPDDIDKGFVAKNRNTFELMRLRSEMITYLRNEEWKYENIAARTRKNRYSGFTASKLA comes from the coding sequence ATGTCTAAATACAGAATTTGTTTGATCAATCCTGATGCTCCTGGGTTGCAGGACAAACTTGCTTATCCCCCAATAGGACTTTTATATATAGCGGCTTCCCTTGAAGAATATGGATTTGATGTTTCTTATGTAAACTTCTGTGAAGATGCAGAAAAAGAGATCCCTGATGCCGAAATTTATGGAATATCGATACACAGCATAGCAGTTCTCAAAGAATCCTTCAAAATTGCTGAAAGGATAAAAAAAGAGAAGGGACGCAATGCTCTGGTAGTAGGAGGAGGTGCGTGTGCAAGCTCATATTTTTTAAGGGTTCTTGACGAAAACTTAATCGACATTGCAGTTATAGGTGAAGGCGAAATGACAATGCTCGATATAGCCAAAGGAGTCCCTTTGGATGAAATAAGGGGAATTGCATACAGAAGAGGTAAAGAGATATGCATCAATGCACCACGCCCTTTCATAAAGAATCTCGATATTCTTCCATTTCCAGCAAGGCATCTTGTTCCAATCAATATTTTAAAGAGCAAATCAGGAGTTCACGGTGAGAAAGGTGTCGATACAACCTCCATAATAACAAGCCGTGGTTGTCCCTATAAATGCGCTTATTGCGACACAAACCACTGGAAAAGAATCTACAGGCCAAGATCGGCTCAAAATGTTGCTGACGAAGTCAGGCATATAAAAGAAACCTATGACATTCACCATTTGCGTTTTATGGATGACACTTATACTCTTGATTCGAAAAGGGTAATGGAAATTTCCAAAAAACTTATGCCTTTAAATATTACCTACATCGCCATAAGCCGCGCTGACCGTGTAGATAGGGAAACATTAAGAATGATGAAGAAAAGCGGATGCGAAGAACTTCTGATAGGTGTTGAAACAGGTTCAGAAGAACTTCTAAAAAGAATGAATAAAGGAGAAACGCTTGATCATTATAGAAATGCCATTAGGGAAATAAAGAATGCCGGAATCAGGACAAAGGTTTTTATCCTTTTTGGCTTTCCCGGAGAAAACAGAAAGACAGTGGAAGAAACAAAAGCATTTCTCGAAGAAACACAACCTGATAAAGTGCATATGTCAACATTCATTCCTCTTCCGGGAACTGATGTTTGGAATAATCCTGAAAAATATGGAGTTACAATCGACAAGGAAGATCTTGAAAACTATTGGTTTTATTGGGAACCTGACGACATAGATAAAGGATTCGTCGCCAAGAATCGTAACACCTTTGAGCTAATGAGATTAAGGTCTGAAATGATAACCTATCTAAGAAATGAGGAATGGAAATATGAAAATATTGCTGCTCGGACTCGGAAAAACCGTTACAGCGGCTTCACTGCCTCAAAGTTGGCCTGA
- a CDS encoding glycosyltransferase, with translation MRNGNMKILLLGLGKTVTAASLPQSWPDAYVTKNFFGHEVITFGYADGVDIKCAPEDTFETIISRLPKGWMPDICICTHIDWLFIPPGIENAPFPIINITADWDYRLAIAKTCADIFDMTIVLGEDSRKSVESLGAKNVYPFHYFGVLKEHIHKDIDSIGKREFDISFTGSINDVSHLDRSKWLMRLCELSDKYNIYINYPGSSIEEYLEILRKSKLVFTFHRRGELQLRFTDAVAQGALVLDSGKETAKYFNDDEYAKFDDSDFEKVIDKFLNDENLRKGTVKKCFNRVNREFESRYRFKELIDFIEEKLDIISKTKRQFKELPETEKLIRQAETYYYNFYETFIPRNISYLFKSAELLEKAAAIQESPKILTDLAVVKSSIAFKTSENFNKDKNLSDAIAILQRAIKRFPDYAMAYFNLAFIYFTINETRKAEKNFRLAIGKMSERAENLDPWCLYHFEHHKKPQDFKKILNDCLITISENKSQRGLLAANNLYISTCWYFIGKILLSEGKVYEAYECWQKSISKNCERGMILKELAELADILEDIEFAERTYKKALNLLPLNIELRIAYIKFLYRNKKYNECLQECKTTLKICKTIRAYRLCTKEIKNIILFLRRKTGETPSPFKSIDALKLGHLTNVIEFLTLAFTKNPKDIRLLLRGASLLINSSLYDDAIDILEKAEEKFSKEEKNHIKKTLVELYRYKIKKGRDDSTKYRRKFSRILTLPILSDNKRPFPKVSVLVRTYNRPNLLKECLESLVQQEFKDFEVVLVNDGGADVTEIAANYKNKLKISLVNHGTNLGRSAAWNSAIKIARGKHLAFLDDDDIFYPSHLNKLYDAIQKNNVKVAYSNCYCVKELLLNNEEKKVVKEIYKTNDFDPSLLLMKNYIPIITLMAEKEAVEDAGLFDESFDVHEDWDMLIRLALDNAFFHLNEATAEYRIRADNSNSRTAERERYLDTLMKLYDKYNYLVRNNPEILKVQQNNIKLLREEIEMRKKFVQKNSSPLAAFR, from the coding sequence ATGAGGAATGGAAATATGAAAATATTGCTGCTCGGACTCGGAAAAACCGTTACAGCGGCTTCACTGCCTCAAAGTTGGCCTGATGCTTATGTAACAAAAAATTTTTTTGGGCATGAAGTCATAACCTTTGGTTATGCCGACGGCGTTGATATAAAATGCGCTCCTGAAGATACATTTGAAACAATTATTTCACGTCTCCCAAAGGGATGGATGCCCGATATCTGCATATGTACCCATATCGACTGGCTATTTATTCCACCGGGTATAGAAAATGCGCCCTTTCCTATAATCAACATAACTGCAGATTGGGATTACAGGCTTGCCATTGCAAAAACATGTGCGGATATATTCGATATGACGATAGTGCTCGGAGAAGATTCAAGAAAATCTGTTGAATCTCTGGGGGCAAAAAATGTTTATCCCTTCCATTATTTTGGCGTCCTAAAGGAACATATTCACAAAGATATCGACTCCATTGGAAAGAGAGAGTTTGATATTTCTTTCACCGGCTCAATAAACGATGTAAGCCATCTAGATAGATCAAAATGGTTGATGCGCCTCTGTGAATTATCGGACAAGTATAACATCTATATCAATTATCCCGGCTCGAGTATTGAAGAATATCTTGAAATCCTGAGAAAATCAAAACTTGTCTTTACATTCCACAGAAGAGGAGAGCTTCAACTTAGATTTACCGATGCTGTCGCTCAAGGTGCATTGGTTCTCGATTCAGGGAAAGAAACAGCAAAATATTTCAATGACGATGAATATGCAAAGTTCGATGACAGCGATTTTGAAAAAGTAATCGACAAGTTTCTCAATGATGAAAATCTGCGTAAGGGAACAGTCAAAAAATGTTTTAATCGCGTAAACAGAGAGTTTGAAAGCAGATATCGTTTTAAAGAACTGATAGACTTTATTGAAGAAAAACTTGATATTATTTCAAAAACAAAAAGACAGTTCAAAGAACTGCCGGAAACCGAGAAGCTCATTAGACAAGCCGAAACATATTATTACAATTTTTATGAAACCTTTATTCCGCGAAATATTTCATATCTTTTCAAATCTGCAGAACTTTTAGAAAAAGCGGCAGCCATTCAGGAATCCCCAAAGATCTTAACCGACTTGGCTGTAGTAAAATCTTCAATAGCTTTCAAAACGAGTGAAAACTTCAACAAAGACAAAAATCTATCTGATGCGATTGCGATTCTTCAACGCGCAATAAAAAGATTTCCTGACTATGCAATGGCATATTTCAATTTAGCTTTTATCTATTTCACCATCAATGAAACCAGAAAGGCAGAAAAGAATTTCAGACTTGCTATTGGTAAAATGTCTGAAAGAGCGGAAAACTTAGATCCGTGGTGCCTATATCACTTTGAGCACCACAAAAAACCTCAAGATTTCAAAAAAATCTTGAATGATTGTTTAATCACGATCTCTGAAAACAAATCACAAAGAGGACTTCTTGCCGCAAACAACCTATATATATCTACTTGCTGGTATTTTATTGGCAAAATACTTCTAAGTGAAGGAAAAGTGTATGAAGCTTATGAATGTTGGCAAAAATCTATTTCCAAAAATTGTGAGCGCGGAATGATTTTAAAAGAGCTTGCAGAATTGGCTGATATTTTAGAAGATATCGAGTTTGCAGAGAGGACATACAAGAAAGCCCTTAACCTTCTGCCTCTCAACATAGAACTTCGCATTGCTTACATAAAATTTCTTTATAGAAATAAAAAGTACAATGAATGCTTACAGGAATGTAAAACGACATTAAAAATCTGTAAAACGATCAGGGCATACCGGCTATGCACAAAAGAAATCAAAAATATCATCCTTTTTCTTAGGAGAAAAACAGGAGAAACACCTTCGCCTTTCAAAAGCATCGACGCCTTGAAGTTAGGACATCTTACAAATGTAATCGAGTTTTTAACCCTTGCCTTTACCAAAAATCCAAAGGACATAAGGTTGTTATTGCGAGGCGCATCTCTATTAATAAACTCTTCTCTCTATGATGATGCTATTGATATTTTAGAAAAAGCTGAAGAAAAATTCAGTAAGGAAGAAAAAAATCATATCAAAAAAACTCTTGTAGAACTTTACCGCTACAAGATTAAAAAGGGTAGAGATGATTCTACGAAATATCGAAGGAAATTTTCAAGAATTCTCACTTTGCCTATTTTGTCGGACAATAAGAGACCATTCCCTAAAGTTTCAGTTCTTGTAAGAACCTATAATAGGCCTAATTTGTTGAAGGAATGCTTGGAAAGTCTTGTGCAGCAGGAATTCAAAGATTTTGAAGTAGTATTGGTAAACGATGGTGGAGCAGATGTGACAGAGATTGCGGCAAACTATAAGAATAAACTAAAAATATCATTGGTAAATCACGGAACAAATCTTGGAAGAAGCGCAGCATGGAACAGCGCCATAAAAATTGCAAGAGGAAAACATTTAGCATTTCTCGATGACGATGATATTTTCTATCCCTCTCACCTCAACAAACTATACGACGCAATACAAAAAAATAATGTAAAAGTTGCATACAGCAATTGTTATTGTGTAAAAGAGCTTCTTCTAAATAATGAAGAAAAGAAAGTTGTTAAGGAAATATACAAAACAAATGATTTTGATCCATCGCTTTTACTTATGAAAAATTATATCCCAATTATAACCCTTATGGCAGAAAAGGAAGCAGTAGAAGATGCGGGGCTATTCGATGAAAGTTTTGATGTGCACGAAGATTGGGATATGCTCATCAGATTGGCGCTTGATAATGCATTTTTTCATCTCAATGAGGCAACGGCTGAATACAGAATACGGGCAGACAACTCAAATAGCCGTACAGCAGAAAGAGAAAGGTATCTCGATACTCTGATGAAACTTTATGATAAATACAACTATCTTGTGAGAAACAATCCTGAAATCTTAAAAGTTCAGCAGAATAATATTAAACTTCTTAGAGAAGAAATCGAAATGAGAAAAAAATTTGTACAAAAGAATTCTTCCCCGTTAGCGGCATTTAGATGA